One window of the Pan troglodytes isolate AG18354 chromosome 12, NHGRI_mPanTro3-v2.0_pri, whole genome shotgun sequence genome contains the following:
- the EIF2B4 gene encoding translation initiation factor eIF2B subunit delta isoform X5 → MAAVAVAVREDSGSGMKAELPPGPGAVGREMTKEEKLQLRKEKKQQKKKRKEEKGAEPETGSAVCAAQCQGPTRELPESGIQLGTPGEKVPAGRSKAELRAERRAKQEAERALKQSRKGEQGGPPPKASPSTAGETPSGVKRLPEYPQVDDLLLRRLVKKPERQQVPTRKDYGSKVSLFSHLPQYSRQNSLTQFMSIPSSVIHPAMVRLGLQYSQGLVSGSNARCIALLRALQQVIQDYTTPPNEELSRDLVNKLKPYMSFLTQCRPLSASMHNAIKFLNKEITSVGSSKREEEAKSELRAAIDRYVQEKIVLAAQAISRFAYQKISNGDVILVYGCSSLVSRILQEAWTEGRRFRVVVVDSRPWLEGRHTLRSLVHAGVPASYLLIPAASYVLPEMTLMICNVSGENMLHWLTGRTTHPYGC, encoded by the exons ATGGCTGCTGTGGCCGTGGCTGTTCGCGAGG ACTCGGGATCCGGGATGAAGGCGGAGCTTCCCCCTGGGCCTGGG GCAGTGGGGAGGGAAATGACCAAAGAAGAAAAGCTGCAGCTTcggaaggaaaagaaacagcagaAGAAGAAacggaaggaagaaaagggggcAGAACCAGAAACTGGCTCTGCTGTATGTGCAGCCCAATGTCAAG GCCCAACCAGAGAACTGCCAGAATCGGGCATTCAGTTGGGCACTCCTGGGGAGAAAGTTCCAGCTGGTCGGAGTAAGGCCGAACTTCGGGCTGAGCGTCGAGCCAAGCAGGAGGCTGAGCGGGCCCTGAAACAGTCAAGAAAAGGGGAACAAGGAGGACCACCTCCTAAGGCCAGCCCCAGCACAGCTGGAGAAACCCCCTCAG GAGTGAAGCGTCTCCCTGAGTATCCTCAGGTTGATGACCTACTTCTGAGAAGGCTTGTTAAAAAACCAGAGCGTCAACAG GTTCCTACACGAAAGGATTATGGATCCAAAGTCAGTCTCTTCTCTCACCTACCCCAGTACAGCAGACAAAACTCTCTGACCCAGTTTATGAG CATCCCATCCTCTGTGATCCACCCAGCCATGGTGCGACTCGGCCTGCAGTACTCCCAGGGCCTGGTCAGTGGCTCCAATGCCCGGTGTATTGCCCTGCTTCGTGCCTTGCAGCAG GTGATTCAGGATTACACAACACCGCCTAATGAAGAACTCTCCAGGGATCTAGTGAATAAACTAAAACCCTACATGAG CTTCCTGACTCAGTGCCGTCCCCTGTCAGCGAGCATGCACAACGCCATCAAGTTCCTTAACAAGGAAATCACCAGTGTGGGCAGTTCCAAGCGGGAAGAGGAG GCCAAGTCAGAACTTCGAGCAGCCATTGATCGGTATGTGCAAGAGAAGATTGTGCTTGCAGCTCAGGCAATTTCACGCTTTGCTTACCAGAAGATCAGTAATGGAGATGTGATCCTGGTATATGGATG TTCATCTCTGGTATCACGAATTCTTCAGGAGGCTTGGACAGAGGGCCGGCGGTTTCGGGTGGTAGTGGTGGACAGCCGGCCATGGCTGGAAGGAAGGCACACACTACGTTCTCTAGTCCATGCTGGTGTCCCAGCCTCCTACCTGCTGATTCCTGCAGCCTCCTATGTGCTCCCAGAG ATGACCCTGATGATCTGCAATGTAAGCGGGGAGAACATGTTGCACTGGCTAACTGGCAGAACCACGCATCCCTACGGTTGTTGA
- the EIF2B4 gene encoding translation initiation factor eIF2B subunit delta isoform X3 — MAAVAVAVREDSGSGMKAELPPGPGAVGREMTKEEKLQLRKEKKQQKKKRKEEKGAEPETGSAVCAAQCQGPTRELPESGIQLGTPGEKVPAGRSKAELRAERRAKQEAERALKQSRKGEQGGPPPKASPSTAGETPSGVKRLPEYPQVDDLLLRRLVKKPERQQVPTRKDYGSKVSLFSHLPQYSRQNSLTQFMSIPSSVIHPAMVRLGLQYSQGLVSGSNARCIALLRALQQVIQDYTTPPNEELSRDLVNKLKPYMSFLTQCRPLSASMHNAIKFLNKEITSVGSSKREEEAKSELRAAIDRYVQEKIVLAAQAISRFAYQKISNGDVILVYGCSSLVSRILQEAWTEGRRFRVVVVDSRPWLEGRHTLRSLVHAGVPASYLLIPAASYVLPEVSKVLLGAHALLANGSVMSRVGTAQLALVARAHNVPVLVCCETYKFCERVQTDAFVSNELDDPDDLQCKRGEHVALANWQNHASLRLLNLVYDVTPPELVDLVITELGMIPCSSVPVVLRVKSSDQ; from the exons ATGGCTGCTGTGGCCGTGGCTGTTCGCGAGG ACTCGGGATCCGGGATGAAGGCGGAGCTTCCCCCTGGGCCTGGG GCAGTGGGGAGGGAAATGACCAAAGAAGAAAAGCTGCAGCTTcggaaggaaaagaaacagcagaAGAAGAAacggaaggaagaaaagggggcAGAACCAGAAACTGGCTCTGCTGTATGTGCAGCCCAATGTCAAG GCCCAACCAGAGAACTGCCAGAATCGGGCATTCAGTTGGGCACTCCTGGGGAGAAAGTTCCAGCTGGTCGGAGTAAGGCCGAACTTCGGGCTGAGCGTCGAGCCAAGCAGGAGGCTGAGCGGGCCCTGAAACAGTCAAGAAAAGGGGAACAAGGAGGACCACCTCCTAAGGCCAGCCCCAGCACAGCTGGAGAAACCCCCTCAG GAGTGAAGCGTCTCCCTGAGTATCCTCAGGTTGATGACCTACTTCTGAGAAGGCTTGTTAAAAAACCAGAGCGTCAACAG GTTCCTACACGAAAGGATTATGGATCCAAAGTCAGTCTCTTCTCTCACCTACCCCAGTACAGCAGACAAAACTCTCTGACCCAGTTTATGAG CATCCCATCCTCTGTGATCCACCCAGCCATGGTGCGACTCGGCCTGCAGTACTCCCAGGGCCTGGTCAGTGGCTCCAATGCCCGGTGTATTGCCCTGCTTCGTGCCTTGCAGCAG GTGATTCAGGATTACACAACACCGCCTAATGAAGAACTCTCCAGGGATCTAGTGAATAAACTAAAACCCTACATGAG CTTCCTGACTCAGTGCCGTCCCCTGTCAGCGAGCATGCACAACGCCATCAAGTTCCTTAACAAGGAAATCACCAGTGTGGGCAGTTCCAAGCGGGAAGAGGAG GCCAAGTCAGAACTTCGAGCAGCCATTGATCGGTATGTGCAAGAGAAGATTGTGCTTGCAGCTCAGGCAATTTCACGCTTTGCTTACCAGAAGATCAGTAATGGAGATGTGATCCTGGTATATGGATG TTCATCTCTGGTATCACGAATTCTTCAGGAGGCTTGGACAGAGGGCCGGCGGTTTCGGGTGGTAGTGGTGGACAGCCGGCCATGGCTGGAAGGAAGGCACACACTACGTTCTCTAGTCCATGCTGGTGTCCCAGCCTCCTACCTGCTGATTCCTGCAGCCTCCTATGTGCTCCCAGAG GTTTCCAAGGTGCTATTGGGAGCTCATGCACTCTTGGCCAACGGGTCTGTGATGTCACGGGTAGGGACAGCACAGTTAGCCCTGGTGGCTCGAGCCCATAATGTACCAGTGCTGGTTTGCTGTGAAACATACAAGTTCTGTGAGCGTGTGCAGACTGATGCCTTTGTCTCTAATGAGCTAG ATGACCCTGATGATCTGCAATGTAAGCGGGGAGAACATGTTGCACTGGCTAACTGGCAGAACCACGCATCCCTACGGTTGTTGAATCTAGTCTATGATGTGACTCCCCCAGAGCTTGTGGATCTGGTGATCACGGAGCTGGGGATGATCCCTTGCAGTTCTGTACCTGTTGTTCTACGAGTCAAGAGCAGTGACCAGTGA
- the EIF2B4 gene encoding translation initiation factor eIF2B subunit delta isoform X4: MAAVAVAVREDSGSGMKAELPPGPGAVGREMTKEEKLQLRKEKKQQKKKRKEEKGAEPETGSAVCAAQCQVGPTRELPESGIQLGTPGEKVPAGRSKAELRAERRAKQEAERALKQSRKGEQGGPPPKASPSTAGETPSGVKRLPEYPQVDDLLLRRLVKKPERQQVPTRKDYGSKVSLFSHLPQYSRQNSLTQFMSIPSSVIHPAMVRLGLQYSQGLVSGSNARCIALLRALQQVIQDYTTPPNEELSRDLVNKLKPYMSFLTQCRPLSASMHNAIKFLNKEITSVGSSKREEEAKSELRAAIDRYVQEKIVLAAQAISRFAYQKISNGDVILVYGCSSLVSRILQEAWTEGRRFRVVVVDSRPWLEGRHTLRSLVHAGVPASYLLIPAASYVLPEMTLMICNVSGENMLHWLTGRTTHPYGC, encoded by the exons ATGGCTGCTGTGGCCGTGGCTGTTCGCGAGG ACTCGGGATCCGGGATGAAGGCGGAGCTTCCCCCTGGGCCTGGG GCAGTGGGGAGGGAAATGACCAAAGAAGAAAAGCTGCAGCTTcggaaggaaaagaaacagcagaAGAAGAAacggaaggaagaaaagggggcAGAACCAGAAACTGGCTCTGCTGTATGTGCAGCCCAATGTCAAG tAGGCCCAACCAGAGAACTGCCAGAATCGGGCATTCAGTTGGGCACTCCTGGGGAGAAAGTTCCAGCTGGTCGGAGTAAGGCCGAACTTCGGGCTGAGCGTCGAGCCAAGCAGGAGGCTGAGCGGGCCCTGAAACAGTCAAGAAAAGGGGAACAAGGAGGACCACCTCCTAAGGCCAGCCCCAGCACAGCTGGAGAAACCCCCTCAG GAGTGAAGCGTCTCCCTGAGTATCCTCAGGTTGATGACCTACTTCTGAGAAGGCTTGTTAAAAAACCAGAGCGTCAACAG GTTCCTACACGAAAGGATTATGGATCCAAAGTCAGTCTCTTCTCTCACCTACCCCAGTACAGCAGACAAAACTCTCTGACCCAGTTTATGAG CATCCCATCCTCTGTGATCCACCCAGCCATGGTGCGACTCGGCCTGCAGTACTCCCAGGGCCTGGTCAGTGGCTCCAATGCCCGGTGTATTGCCCTGCTTCGTGCCTTGCAGCAG GTGATTCAGGATTACACAACACCGCCTAATGAAGAACTCTCCAGGGATCTAGTGAATAAACTAAAACCCTACATGAG CTTCCTGACTCAGTGCCGTCCCCTGTCAGCGAGCATGCACAACGCCATCAAGTTCCTTAACAAGGAAATCACCAGTGTGGGCAGTTCCAAGCGGGAAGAGGAG GCCAAGTCAGAACTTCGAGCAGCCATTGATCGGTATGTGCAAGAGAAGATTGTGCTTGCAGCTCAGGCAATTTCACGCTTTGCTTACCAGAAGATCAGTAATGGAGATGTGATCCTGGTATATGGATG TTCATCTCTGGTATCACGAATTCTTCAGGAGGCTTGGACAGAGGGCCGGCGGTTTCGGGTGGTAGTGGTGGACAGCCGGCCATGGCTGGAAGGAAGGCACACACTACGTTCTCTAGTCCATGCTGGTGTCCCAGCCTCCTACCTGCTGATTCCTGCAGCCTCCTATGTGCTCCCAGAG ATGACCCTGATGATCTGCAATGTAAGCGGGGAGAACATGTTGCACTGGCTAACTGGCAGAACCACGCATCCCTACGGTTGTTGA
- the EIF2B4 gene encoding translation initiation factor eIF2B subunit delta isoform X2, whose product MAAVAVAVREDSGSGMKAELPPGPGAVGREMTKEEKLQLRKEKKQQKKKRKEEKGAEPETGSAVCAAQCQVGPTRELPESGIQLGTPGEKVPAGRSKAELRAERRAKQEAERALKQSRKGEQGGPPPKASPSTAGETPSGVKRLPEYPQVDDLLLRRLVKKPERQQVPTRKDYGSKVSLFSHLPQYSRQNSLTQFMSIPSSVIHPAMVRLGLQYSQGLVSGSNARCIALLRALQQVIQDYTTPPNEELSRDLVNKLKPYMSFLTQCRPLSASMHNAIKFLNKEITSVGSSKREEEAKSELRAAIDRYVQEKIVLAAQAISRFAYQKISNGDVILVYGCSSLVSRILQEAWTEGRRFRVVVVDSRPWLEGRHTLRSLVHAGVPASYLLIPAASYVLPEVSKVLLGAHALLANGSVMSRVGTAQLALVARAHNVPVLVCCETYKFCERVQTDAFVSNELDDPDDLQCKRGEHVALANWQNHASLRLLNLVYDVTPPELVDLVITELGMIPCSSVPVVLRVKSSDQ is encoded by the exons ATGGCTGCTGTGGCCGTGGCTGTTCGCGAGG ACTCGGGATCCGGGATGAAGGCGGAGCTTCCCCCTGGGCCTGGG GCAGTGGGGAGGGAAATGACCAAAGAAGAAAAGCTGCAGCTTcggaaggaaaagaaacagcagaAGAAGAAacggaaggaagaaaagggggcAGAACCAGAAACTGGCTCTGCTGTATGTGCAGCCCAATGTCAAG tAGGCCCAACCAGAGAACTGCCAGAATCGGGCATTCAGTTGGGCACTCCTGGGGAGAAAGTTCCAGCTGGTCGGAGTAAGGCCGAACTTCGGGCTGAGCGTCGAGCCAAGCAGGAGGCTGAGCGGGCCCTGAAACAGTCAAGAAAAGGGGAACAAGGAGGACCACCTCCTAAGGCCAGCCCCAGCACAGCTGGAGAAACCCCCTCAG GAGTGAAGCGTCTCCCTGAGTATCCTCAGGTTGATGACCTACTTCTGAGAAGGCTTGTTAAAAAACCAGAGCGTCAACAG GTTCCTACACGAAAGGATTATGGATCCAAAGTCAGTCTCTTCTCTCACCTACCCCAGTACAGCAGACAAAACTCTCTGACCCAGTTTATGAG CATCCCATCCTCTGTGATCCACCCAGCCATGGTGCGACTCGGCCTGCAGTACTCCCAGGGCCTGGTCAGTGGCTCCAATGCCCGGTGTATTGCCCTGCTTCGTGCCTTGCAGCAG GTGATTCAGGATTACACAACACCGCCTAATGAAGAACTCTCCAGGGATCTAGTGAATAAACTAAAACCCTACATGAG CTTCCTGACTCAGTGCCGTCCCCTGTCAGCGAGCATGCACAACGCCATCAAGTTCCTTAACAAGGAAATCACCAGTGTGGGCAGTTCCAAGCGGGAAGAGGAG GCCAAGTCAGAACTTCGAGCAGCCATTGATCGGTATGTGCAAGAGAAGATTGTGCTTGCAGCTCAGGCAATTTCACGCTTTGCTTACCAGAAGATCAGTAATGGAGATGTGATCCTGGTATATGGATG TTCATCTCTGGTATCACGAATTCTTCAGGAGGCTTGGACAGAGGGCCGGCGGTTTCGGGTGGTAGTGGTGGACAGCCGGCCATGGCTGGAAGGAAGGCACACACTACGTTCTCTAGTCCATGCTGGTGTCCCAGCCTCCTACCTGCTGATTCCTGCAGCCTCCTATGTGCTCCCAGAG GTTTCCAAGGTGCTATTGGGAGCTCATGCACTCTTGGCCAACGGGTCTGTGATGTCACGGGTAGGGACAGCACAGTTAGCCCTGGTGGCTCGAGCCCATAATGTACCAGTGCTGGTTTGCTGTGAAACATACAAGTTCTGTGAGCGTGTGCAGACTGATGCCTTTGTCTCTAATGAGCTAG ATGACCCTGATGATCTGCAATGTAAGCGGGGAGAACATGTTGCACTGGCTAACTGGCAGAACCACGCATCCCTACGGTTGTTGAATCTAGTCTATGATGTGACTCCCCCAGAGCTTGTGGATCTGGTGATCACGGAGCTGGGGATGATCCCTTGCAGTTCTGTACCTGTTGTTCTACGAGTCAAGAGCAGTGACCAGTGA
- the EIF2B4 gene encoding translation initiation factor eIF2B subunit delta isoform X1 — MPTQQPAAPSTSAPKPSRSLSGSLCALFSDADSGSGMKAELPPGPGAVGREMTKEEKLQLRKEKKQQKKKRKEEKGAEPETGSAVCAAQCQVGPTRELPESGIQLGTPGEKVPAGRSKAELRAERRAKQEAERALKQSRKGEQGGPPPKASPSTAGETPSGVKRLPEYPQVDDLLLRRLVKKPERQQVPTRKDYGSKVSLFSHLPQYSRQNSLTQFMSIPSSVIHPAMVRLGLQYSQGLVSGSNARCIALLRALQQVIQDYTTPPNEELSRDLVNKLKPYMSFLTQCRPLSASMHNAIKFLNKEITSVGSSKREEEAKSELRAAIDRYVQEKIVLAAQAISRFAYQKISNGDVILVYGCSSLVSRILQEAWTEGRRFRVVVVDSRPWLEGRHTLRSLVHAGVPASYLLIPAASYVLPEVSKVLLGAHALLANGSVMSRVGTAQLALVARAHNVPVLVCCETYKFCERVQTDAFVSNELDDPDDLQCKRGEHVALANWQNHASLRLLNLVYDVTPPELVDLVITELGMIPCSSVPVVLRVKSSDQ; from the exons ATGCCAACCCAGCAGCCGGCTGCGCCGAGTACTAGTGCCCCCAAACCCTCCCGGAGTCTCTCTGGCTCACTTTGTGCCCTGTTTTCTGATGCAGACTCGGGATCCGGGATGAAGGCGGAGCTTCCCCCTGGGCCTGGG GCAGTGGGGAGGGAAATGACCAAAGAAGAAAAGCTGCAGCTTcggaaggaaaagaaacagcagaAGAAGAAacggaaggaagaaaagggggcAGAACCAGAAACTGGCTCTGCTGTATGTGCAGCCCAATGTCAAG tAGGCCCAACCAGAGAACTGCCAGAATCGGGCATTCAGTTGGGCACTCCTGGGGAGAAAGTTCCAGCTGGTCGGAGTAAGGCCGAACTTCGGGCTGAGCGTCGAGCCAAGCAGGAGGCTGAGCGGGCCCTGAAACAGTCAAGAAAAGGGGAACAAGGAGGACCACCTCCTAAGGCCAGCCCCAGCACAGCTGGAGAAACCCCCTCAG GAGTGAAGCGTCTCCCTGAGTATCCTCAGGTTGATGACCTACTTCTGAGAAGGCTTGTTAAAAAACCAGAGCGTCAACAG GTTCCTACACGAAAGGATTATGGATCCAAAGTCAGTCTCTTCTCTCACCTACCCCAGTACAGCAGACAAAACTCTCTGACCCAGTTTATGAG CATCCCATCCTCTGTGATCCACCCAGCCATGGTGCGACTCGGCCTGCAGTACTCCCAGGGCCTGGTCAGTGGCTCCAATGCCCGGTGTATTGCCCTGCTTCGTGCCTTGCAGCAG GTGATTCAGGATTACACAACACCGCCTAATGAAGAACTCTCCAGGGATCTAGTGAATAAACTAAAACCCTACATGAG CTTCCTGACTCAGTGCCGTCCCCTGTCAGCGAGCATGCACAACGCCATCAAGTTCCTTAACAAGGAAATCACCAGTGTGGGCAGTTCCAAGCGGGAAGAGGAG GCCAAGTCAGAACTTCGAGCAGCCATTGATCGGTATGTGCAAGAGAAGATTGTGCTTGCAGCTCAGGCAATTTCACGCTTTGCTTACCAGAAGATCAGTAATGGAGATGTGATCCTGGTATATGGATG TTCATCTCTGGTATCACGAATTCTTCAGGAGGCTTGGACAGAGGGCCGGCGGTTTCGGGTGGTAGTGGTGGACAGCCGGCCATGGCTGGAAGGAAGGCACACACTACGTTCTCTAGTCCATGCTGGTGTCCCAGCCTCCTACCTGCTGATTCCTGCAGCCTCCTATGTGCTCCCAGAG GTTTCCAAGGTGCTATTGGGAGCTCATGCACTCTTGGCCAACGGGTCTGTGATGTCACGGGTAGGGACAGCACAGTTAGCCCTGGTGGCTCGAGCCCATAATGTACCAGTGCTGGTTTGCTGTGAAACATACAAGTTCTGTGAGCGTGTGCAGACTGATGCCTTTGTCTCTAATGAGCTAG ATGACCCTGATGATCTGCAATGTAAGCGGGGAGAACATGTTGCACTGGCTAACTGGCAGAACCACGCATCCCTACGGTTGTTGAATCTAGTCTATGATGTGACTCCCCCAGAGCTTGTGGATCTGGTGATCACGGAGCTGGGGATGATCCCTTGCAGTTCTGTACCTGTTGTTCTACGAGTCAAGAGCAGTGACCAGTGA
- the EIF2B4 gene encoding translation initiation factor eIF2B subunit delta produces MPTQQPAAPSTSAPKPSRSLSGSLCALFSDADSGSGMKAELPPGPGAVGREMTKEEKLQLRKEKKQQKKKRKEEKGAEPETGSAVCAAQCQGPTRELPESGIQLGTPGEKVPAGRSKAELRAERRAKQEAERALKQSRKGEQGGPPPKASPSTAGETPSGVKRLPEYPQVDDLLLRRLVKKPERQQVPTRKDYGSKVSLFSHLPQYSRQNSLTQFMSIPSSVIHPAMVRLGLQYSQGLVSGSNARCIALLRALQQVIQDYTTPPNEELSRDLVNKLKPYMSFLTQCRPLSASMHNAIKFLNKEITSVGSSKREEEAKSELRAAIDRYVQEKIVLAAQAISRFAYQKISNGDVILVYGCSSLVSRILQEAWTEGRRFRVVVVDSRPWLEGRHTLRSLVHAGVPASYLLIPAASYVLPEVSKVLLGAHALLANGSVMSRVGTAQLALVARAHNVPVLVCCETYKFCERVQTDAFVSNELDDPDDLQCKRGEHVALANWQNHASLRLLNLVYDVTPPELVDLVITELGMIPCSSVPVVLRVKSSDQ; encoded by the exons ATGCCAACCCAGCAGCCGGCTGCGCCGAGTACTAGTGCCCCCAAACCCTCCCGGAGTCTCTCTGGCTCACTTTGTGCCCTGTTTTCTGATGCAGACTCGGGATCCGGGATGAAGGCGGAGCTTCCCCCTGGGCCTGGG GCAGTGGGGAGGGAAATGACCAAAGAAGAAAAGCTGCAGCTTcggaaggaaaagaaacagcagaAGAAGAAacggaaggaagaaaagggggcAGAACCAGAAACTGGCTCTGCTGTATGTGCAGCCCAATGTCAAG GCCCAACCAGAGAACTGCCAGAATCGGGCATTCAGTTGGGCACTCCTGGGGAGAAAGTTCCAGCTGGTCGGAGTAAGGCCGAACTTCGGGCTGAGCGTCGAGCCAAGCAGGAGGCTGAGCGGGCCCTGAAACAGTCAAGAAAAGGGGAACAAGGAGGACCACCTCCTAAGGCCAGCCCCAGCACAGCTGGAGAAACCCCCTCAG GAGTGAAGCGTCTCCCTGAGTATCCTCAGGTTGATGACCTACTTCTGAGAAGGCTTGTTAAAAAACCAGAGCGTCAACAG GTTCCTACACGAAAGGATTATGGATCCAAAGTCAGTCTCTTCTCTCACCTACCCCAGTACAGCAGACAAAACTCTCTGACCCAGTTTATGAG CATCCCATCCTCTGTGATCCACCCAGCCATGGTGCGACTCGGCCTGCAGTACTCCCAGGGCCTGGTCAGTGGCTCCAATGCCCGGTGTATTGCCCTGCTTCGTGCCTTGCAGCAG GTGATTCAGGATTACACAACACCGCCTAATGAAGAACTCTCCAGGGATCTAGTGAATAAACTAAAACCCTACATGAG CTTCCTGACTCAGTGCCGTCCCCTGTCAGCGAGCATGCACAACGCCATCAAGTTCCTTAACAAGGAAATCACCAGTGTGGGCAGTTCCAAGCGGGAAGAGGAG GCCAAGTCAGAACTTCGAGCAGCCATTGATCGGTATGTGCAAGAGAAGATTGTGCTTGCAGCTCAGGCAATTTCACGCTTTGCTTACCAGAAGATCAGTAATGGAGATGTGATCCTGGTATATGGATG TTCATCTCTGGTATCACGAATTCTTCAGGAGGCTTGGACAGAGGGCCGGCGGTTTCGGGTGGTAGTGGTGGACAGCCGGCCATGGCTGGAAGGAAGGCACACACTACGTTCTCTAGTCCATGCTGGTGTCCCAGCCTCCTACCTGCTGATTCCTGCAGCCTCCTATGTGCTCCCAGAG GTTTCCAAGGTGCTATTGGGAGCTCATGCACTCTTGGCCAACGGGTCTGTGATGTCACGGGTAGGGACAGCACAGTTAGCCCTGGTGGCTCGAGCCCATAATGTACCAGTGCTGGTTTGCTGTGAAACATACAAGTTCTGTGAGCGTGTGCAGACTGATGCCTTTGTCTCTAATGAGCTAG ATGACCCTGATGATCTGCAATGTAAGCGGGGAGAACATGTTGCACTGGCTAACTGGCAGAACCACGCATCCCTACGGTTGTTGAATCTAGTCTATGATGTGACTCCCCCAGAGCTTGTGGATCTGGTGATCACGGAGCTGGGGATGATCCCTTGCAGTTCTGTACCTGTTGTTCTACGAGTCAAGAGCAGTGACCAGTGA
- the EIF2B4 gene encoding translation initiation factor eIF2B subunit delta isoform X6 — protein sequence MVRLGLQYSQGLVSGSNARCIALLRALQQVIQDYTTPPNEELSRDLVNKLKPYMSFLTQCRPLSASMHNAIKFLNKEITSVGSSKREEEAKSELRAAIDRYVQEKIVLAAQAISRFAYQKISNGDVILVYGCSSLVSRILQEAWTEGRRFRVVVVDSRPWLEGRHTLRSLVHAGVPASYLLIPAASYVLPEVSKVLLGAHALLANGSVMSRVGTAQLALVARAHNVPVLVCCETYKFCERVQTDAFVSNELDDPDDLQCKRGEHVALANWQNHASLRLLNLVYDVTPPELVDLVITELGMIPCSSVPVVLRVKSSDQ from the exons ATGGTGCGACTCGGCCTGCAGTACTCCCAGGGCCTGGTCAGTGGCTCCAATGCCCGGTGTATTGCCCTGCTTCGTGCCTTGCAGCAG GTGATTCAGGATTACACAACACCGCCTAATGAAGAACTCTCCAGGGATCTAGTGAATAAACTAAAACCCTACATGAG CTTCCTGACTCAGTGCCGTCCCCTGTCAGCGAGCATGCACAACGCCATCAAGTTCCTTAACAAGGAAATCACCAGTGTGGGCAGTTCCAAGCGGGAAGAGGAG GCCAAGTCAGAACTTCGAGCAGCCATTGATCGGTATGTGCAAGAGAAGATTGTGCTTGCAGCTCAGGCAATTTCACGCTTTGCTTACCAGAAGATCAGTAATGGAGATGTGATCCTGGTATATGGATG TTCATCTCTGGTATCACGAATTCTTCAGGAGGCTTGGACAGAGGGCCGGCGGTTTCGGGTGGTAGTGGTGGACAGCCGGCCATGGCTGGAAGGAAGGCACACACTACGTTCTCTAGTCCATGCTGGTGTCCCAGCCTCCTACCTGCTGATTCCTGCAGCCTCCTATGTGCTCCCAGAG GTTTCCAAGGTGCTATTGGGAGCTCATGCACTCTTGGCCAACGGGTCTGTGATGTCACGGGTAGGGACAGCACAGTTAGCCCTGGTGGCTCGAGCCCATAATGTACCAGTGCTGGTTTGCTGTGAAACATACAAGTTCTGTGAGCGTGTGCAGACTGATGCCTTTGTCTCTAATGAGCTAG ATGACCCTGATGATCTGCAATGTAAGCGGGGAGAACATGTTGCACTGGCTAACTGGCAGAACCACGCATCCCTACGGTTGTTGAATCTAGTCTATGATGTGACTCCCCCAGAGCTTGTGGATCTGGTGATCACGGAGCTGGGGATGATCCCTTGCAGTTCTGTACCTGTTGTTCTACGAGTCAAGAGCAGTGACCAGTGA